A genomic region of Leptotrichia hofstadii contains the following coding sequences:
- a CDS encoding SIR2 family protein: MKSKKKILIVVGAGGSVEVGYPLMNGLNEVIEFQLKNSNKNLFDLYLVIKNILNNKSDKKIKRLDKVIKELKEKSKKNLEKELEKLKNPILLEEIKDNKKFYNRIEKLKYRNNIYLIDKLKELKNLILRNDDLVKELEKIQRVLTNEDFSFEQSISFLRNYLFQKQEHKLGLYIEEIKNFTNFEEIAFVCLKLSSYLRNNNDTPLMDEIFSIKNSDKLRGYSSDDFQELYKKIAEIVTRRLSSIIATDVLNVEQEEKQRKTNRQNIEKFYKSLCENFEIGIITTNYDPLLNEIFSDFFVGFNKEDGEFLKKEILFRKKWEFLYHVHGSIHNRIINDKIIWDKSIPNDLSKPINENVSYLKEKRDAGEYVIRQSIVIGYDKQQQIMYDPFKTFFSKLVSIVSEAEGVIFIGCGFNDIHLNATFEDFRDKEKKKVIVIDWFENWKDENGTIQTDKLEHDLERYKKFHSCFGLKYMSTKSQEGEVEYHTKNENPDNINYETIIYKLGLVAATKHIDEIIEFLNDKN; the protein is encoded by the coding sequence GTGAAATCTAAAAAAAAAATTTTGATAGTTGTGGGGGCAGGAGGTTCAGTTGAAGTTGGTTATCCTTTAATGAACGGTTTAAATGAAGTGATAGAATTTCAATTAAAAAATTCTAACAAAAATCTGTTTGACTTATATTTAGTAATTAAGAATATTTTAAATAATAAAAGTGATAAAAAAATAAAAAGATTAGATAAAGTAATAAAAGAACTTAAAGAAAAAAGCAAGAAAAATTTAGAAAAAGAATTAGAAAAATTAAAAAATCCCATTTTACTTGAAGAAATAAAAGACAATAAAAAATTTTACAATAGAATTGAAAAACTAAAATATAGAAACAATATATATTTAATTGACAAATTAAAGGAATTAAAAAATTTGATATTGAGAAATGATGATTTAGTAAAAGAATTAGAAAAAATCCAGAGAGTTTTAACCAATGAAGATTTTTCATTTGAACAAAGTATCTCTTTTTTAAGAAATTATTTATTTCAAAAACAAGAACATAAATTAGGTTTATATATAGAAGAAATAAAGAATTTTACTAATTTTGAGGAAATAGCATTTGTATGTTTAAAATTAAGTTCATATTTACGAAATAATAATGATACACCCTTAATGGATGAAATTTTTAGTATTAAAAATAGTGATAAATTAAGGGGATATAGTAGTGACGATTTTCAAGAACTATATAAAAAAATTGCTGAGATAGTAACTAGAAGGTTATCTTCAATTATTGCAACTGATGTATTAAATGTCGAACAAGAAGAAAAACAAAGAAAAACAAACAGACAAAATATAGAAAAATTTTATAAAAGTTTATGTGAAAATTTTGAAATAGGTATAATAACTACAAATTATGATCCTCTATTAAATGAGATATTTTCAGATTTTTTCGTTGGATTTAATAAAGAAGATGGTGAATTTTTAAAAAAGGAAATTTTATTTAGAAAAAAGTGGGAATTTTTATATCACGTACACGGTTCTATTCATAATAGAATAATTAATGATAAAATTATTTGGGATAAATCTATTCCAAATGATTTGTCTAAGCCAATAAATGAAAATGTATCATATTTAAAAGAAAAAAGAGATGCTGGGGAATACGTTATACGGCAATCAATAGTTATTGGTTATGATAAACAACAACAAATTATGTACGATCCTTTTAAAACATTTTTTAGTAAATTAGTTTCAATAGTATCAGAAGCAGAAGGTGTAATATTTATAGGGTGTGGTTTTAATGATATACATTTAAATGCTACTTTTGAAGATTTTAGAGATAAAGAAAAGAAAAAAGTTATCGTAATAGATTGGTTTGAAAATTGGAAAGATGAAAATGGAACAATTCAAACAGATAAATTAGAACATGATTTAGAGAGATATAAAAAATTTCATAGTTGTTTTGGATTAAAATATATGAGTACAAAATCACAAGAAGGAGAAGTTGAATATCACACAAAAAATGAAAATCCTGACAATATTAACTACGAAACAATTATTTATAAATTAGGATTAGTTGCTGCAACTAAACACATTGATGAAATAATAGAATTTTTAAATGATAAAAATTAA
- the nrdE gene encoding class 1b ribonucleoside-diphosphate reductase subunit alpha, producing the protein MVDKRAKKWIYLNNEIMVKQGEDFQLEKDKEAVYSYFVDYVNKNTVFFHNLEEKMRYLIKNDYYIDFYEMYSHDEIKEVFKLVYDKKFRFASFMSASKFYQSYALMDDTGEKFLERYEDRIATVSLYLAQGNVEKAKEYALMLINQEYQPATPTFLNSGKKRSGELVSCFLDEMGDNLSGIGYVFDSSMKLSSIGGGVSINLSKVRARGESIKGVEGRASGVLPIMKILEDIFSYANQLGQRAGAGAVYLNVFHSDINEFLDSKKINVDEKIRIKSLSIGVIVPDKFMQLAMEDEVCYTFNPHTVFLEYGQYLDEMDMNEMYEKLVDNPNVKKKKINARELLVKISQTQKESGYPYLFFKDNANKEHALKEIGTVKFSNLCTEIMQLSEVSDINAYYEEDTIRRGISCNLGSLNIATVMENKRVKEATKAAIDSLTMVSDLTNIDIVPSIKKANDELHSVGLGAMNLHGYLAKNFIMYESKEALDFCNVFFMMVNFYSLERSMEIAKEKGETFKDFEKSEYANGNYFDKYITKEYMPQTEKIKQLFEGIYIPTKEDWANLKEKVMKHGVYNAYRMAIAPNQSTSYIMNSTASVMPVVDTIEVREYGDSTTFYPMPYLTNDNYFFYKSAYDMDQKNILKLISVIQRHVDQGISTILYTKSTDSTRDLARLYIYAHRLGLKSLYYTRTRKATIEECISCSV; encoded by the coding sequence ATGGTAGATAAAAGAGCAAAAAAATGGATATACCTAAATAACGAGATAATGGTAAAACAAGGGGAGGATTTTCAGCTGGAGAAAGATAAGGAGGCTGTTTATTCGTATTTTGTAGATTATGTGAACAAAAATACGGTGTTTTTTCACAATCTTGAGGAAAAGATGAGATATTTGATAAAAAATGATTATTATATTGATTTTTATGAGATGTATAGCCATGATGAGATAAAGGAAGTATTTAAGCTGGTTTACGATAAGAAGTTTAGATTTGCTTCGTTTATGAGTGCATCTAAGTTTTATCAAAGTTATGCTTTGATGGATGATACTGGAGAGAAATTTTTGGAAAGATATGAAGATAGGATTGCGACAGTTTCGCTTTATTTGGCACAGGGAAATGTTGAAAAGGCAAAAGAGTATGCTTTGATGTTGATAAATCAAGAATATCAGCCTGCTACGCCAACTTTTTTAAATTCTGGTAAAAAACGTTCTGGAGAGCTTGTTTCTTGTTTTCTTGATGAAATGGGAGATAATTTGAGCGGGATTGGATATGTTTTTGATTCTTCAATGAAACTTTCTTCGATTGGTGGAGGAGTTTCGATTAACCTTTCTAAAGTAAGGGCAAGAGGAGAGTCAATAAAAGGAGTTGAAGGCAGAGCTTCTGGGGTTTTACCAATTATGAAGATTTTGGAGGATATTTTTTCGTATGCAAATCAGCTGGGGCAAAGAGCTGGAGCTGGAGCTGTTTATTTGAATGTCTTCCATTCTGATATTAATGAATTTTTGGATAGTAAAAAAATAAATGTAGATGAAAAAATTAGGATAAAATCATTGTCAATCGGAGTTATCGTTCCAGACAAGTTTATGCAGTTGGCAATGGAAGATGAAGTTTGCTACACATTCAATCCACACACAGTATTCCTAGAATATGGACAATATCTGGATGAGATGGATATGAATGAAATGTATGAAAAACTGGTTGATAATCCAAATGTTAAAAAGAAAAAAATAAATGCAAGGGAACTTCTTGTAAAAATTTCTCAAACGCAAAAGGAAAGCGGGTACCCTTATTTATTCTTTAAAGATAATGCAAATAAGGAACACGCATTAAAAGAAATCGGAACAGTTAAGTTCTCAAATTTGTGTACTGAAATTATGCAATTATCAGAAGTTTCAGATATTAATGCATATTATGAGGAAGACACGATAAGACGTGGAATTTCATGTAATTTAGGTTCATTAAATATTGCAACTGTAATGGAAAATAAGAGAGTAAAAGAAGCCACAAAAGCGGCGATTGATTCACTTACAATGGTATCAGACTTAACAAACATTGATATTGTTCCGTCAATAAAAAAAGCAAACGACGAACTGCACTCAGTAGGGCTGGGAGCAATGAACCTGCATGGATACCTGGCTAAAAACTTTATTATGTATGAAAGCAAGGAAGCGCTTGACTTCTGTAATGTATTCTTTATGATGGTAAATTTCTATTCATTGGAACGTTCGATGGAAATTGCAAAGGAAAAAGGCGAAACTTTCAAGGATTTTGAAAAATCTGAATACGCCAACGGAAACTATTTTGACAAATATATTACAAAAGAATACATGCCTCAAACAGAAAAAATAAAACAGCTATTTGAAGGAATCTACATCCCAACAAAAGAAGACTGGGCAAACCTAAAAGAGAAAGTAATGAAACACGGAGTCTACAACGCCTACCGAATGGCAATCGCACCAAACCAGTCAACATCCTACATAATGAACTCCACAGCCTCAGTAATGCCAGTAGTTGACACAATCGAAGTGAGAGAATACGGAGACAGCACAACTTTCTACCCAATGCCGTACCTGACAAACGACAACTACTTCTTCTATAAGTCAGCATACGATATGGATCAAAAAAATATCTTGAAACTGATTTCTGTAATTCAAAGACACGTAGATCAAGGTATTTCGACTATTTTGTATACAAAGAGTACGGACAGCACTAGAGATTTGGCTAGACTTTATATTTATGCACATAGGCTGGGATTGAAGTCGCTTTATTATACAAGAACAAGAAAGGCTACGATTGAGGAGTGTATTTCATGTTCGGTGTAA